In Primulina huaijiensis isolate GDHJ02 chromosome 4, ASM1229523v2, whole genome shotgun sequence, the DNA window TGTCGTTCCTCCTTCCAAAGTCTTTTCTTTACATTCGATCTTTTCATTTACACTTTTGTTTGACTCATATTTCCTCTTATTCTGATTTCGGCCACGAACGAGGGAACCTGAAGCTGCCCTAGGGTCCCccatttagttttttttttaaaaaaagtgggTTGGGGTTGATGTTAAAAGGAAATTCAGACTCACTTAGCATCGATTCTAAGAGAACTTTTGTCCCACTAGCAAAGGAGACTTGTACGGCTCTGATTTCAATTTTTCACGGTGAGAAAGTAGCCTTCGTTCCATGTAATACAATAAATATCTCNACCGTGCACATCTATGTGAGCatcgatgaggtgtcactcactcATTGGATGTgataaatatagaaaaattgtgtaTCCAATAGGTGagcgacacctcatcggtgctcacatagatGTACACgataggtgtgcagcatatcaaatctaatatatatcaaatctaatatatatatatattataggtTCATGTGAAATATAAAGTGACAAATTGATCTTGCGGTTGAAATCTTGATCTCGATTGATAATACTCACAGGGTACACCAATTAATTACAACCACACAGCACCGCCGTCGGCtggggaaaaaaatcaaaatcaaaatcaaaacttCAAATTCCTACCTTTACATACTTCACTAAAAACCCAAATTCCATCGTTATAATATGCATGGGTTTTTTCTTAGCTAatataaacacaaaaaaaaagtagaagatcaagaaaattaCTGCggtaaaatcaaataaacaatgaaATATAATACTATATATTCTCCTTGCTTTGTTCACCATCTTGTTTCTACCTAAGCGTGGATGTTAGAGCCTCGAAAACCTCTCGATGACAAGGGATAGTGAGCCCGTTTTCGTGATCGAACCCGAACTCTTCTTCCGCACGTTGCAAGAGGCTCTGAAACTCAGGCCGATTCAGGAACGAAATCGGGACAATGTATCTACTCCTGTTCTCTCCCACGTACACCACGAAGTGTCCCTTGGGCACATCCAGTGGCAGCCCTTCTTCTTCGTCGTCGAAGCCTTGCGACCTCTTCCCTAGGCTCGAGCAACGACTCAATATTTTCTTGATCACCGCTTTCTGTGACATTTTGTTGGATTTCTTGATGGCCATTTTCGGATTTCACTCTCTTTTCTTCGGAGAATATGATACgccgtatatatatatatatataatgatcaAGAGGGAGATTTTGGGAGAGGGTAAGAAAATTTAATGATTTGTTGAAAATATTGCATGTGGTTTGTGGGGTAAAGAGATAGATATATAGACCAGGAGGGTGCAGGTGTTGGTATGCTAATCaaagaaatatgattttacCAAATATTGTTGGCTCTCATCAAGACAAATAGGGTCCCCTTTTTTCTTGAATATAATTGAGTTTTAACAAACAACTTAGACCGATAAGGAGCCagaaaatttaattcaaataaacATTGAGGGGTTTCGAATATTTTAATCCGGATATATAGTGAAAGGaatatattattgtttattcattttggctaaattgataatatcaatttaatattttgactTTCTAGATTATAAAAtgttgtttgatttatttctaaATGATAAGATCTTGGTTTATTTATCTCTTGATATtataggatttgtttttaatatgatttttatctctaagatattttatctttgtttaaaagagttttatatttaatgaaaatcTGGTTTGCATATTTTCTAGGACTCTTTTAGATAACTGTTTCTAGGTCAAACATTGGATATAAATATTGAGGAACTCACGGCCACGAAGAGAGAGTTTTCAGAGAGACTGTGAGCCTTTTCGTGTGAGTCTCTTTagtctaaatttttttgtgtgatCGGCTGATCATTTTGTGCAGCTGTTGAAATTTTTCGTGTGATCGGTTGATCACTTTACGCAGCTGCTGGAGTTTTTTTGAACATACACAAGTTCAGTATCGAAGATTTTCGTATGAAGAATTTGGGTGATTGATTCACAGATTTATCGTGTTGCTGATTGGTGTTGACGACACTCAAGAACAACAGTGCGTGAAGTGTTGGGTGAAGAGACTGGTTTCGTTTGGTTTTAAGCAATAAGATTTTTGGTTTATGCATCTATTTTGagtttggtttattttgatgcatattaATTCCTTAGAGTGTCAATGAATTTAGTTTTGTTATActcactagtattgttttggtgtaagtgatttacataattttctagtgaatttttgcTATGATGTATTGCAAAAGTAttcgtacttgtgcataatttaaatttggttttaatttattaaaagttTACATGTGTGTTAAATAGTCAATTTCTGCTGCATGTTGTGTGCTCGTGTTGACAATACCCGAGCACAACACTAActtctgatacacacaatatattaatttcatGTACGTTTATGAGTAACAACCCTTTTCAGATAGAAATAAAAACATGACTCCACGCTTCTACTCGGGACAGTGCAAAGTTGAGGGGAtataatttttacaaatatatttagGTTAAATATAATTGTGTGTGTATAATTCAATCCAATaaactatatataatataatataaaatgaaatatcatTTCGGAATCGCAATATCTGTTTCAATTCTTGGAAGTAAATGATATGTTATACTAAATATCTATACTATCTAATTGAGCAAAATAGATATAGATTAATCATCATTTGGTCTTCTTTCTACGTATTGtaatagttttttaaaattgttctattttttaattattgataaaatattaaataacaagTTTATTATCTCTAATTTATTATATGCATAATGAATTATCCCTTTTTAACaatagatataaatattaaaattttaatttttaaaagaataatTACCTATTAAATATGCACTAGTATGGACACATCGTGTATACTATAGTCACTAGTTTATAATATTCATAGCACATGTAAAATATAATCCTTGTATTCTTGTTTCTACTTTAGTGTTCTTGATTTtactttgaaattttttttaacaacctTTTGCTGCAGGGCGATCACATTGATCCTTGATTATCCGATGTAGAAGTTGAAGTTATGCTTTGATGCTTGAAGATGCCGCTCGATTGAGCATATATTATTTGATGTAGAAGTTGAAGTCCTGCTTTGATGCTCGAAGGTGTTCCTTGATTGAGCATATATTATAGTGAAGTGTGAGTATAAAATGGATGCATCTCTGCTTCAGAAAATGGATATCAATGGTGATCCGAGAACAATGGATCATTCTGATAATGCTGATAGATCTTTATGTTTGTTCTCGATcactccatttttttttcttcttcttcttcaagaaTTTTCCATTTCTATAACATTTTCTTATGCTCATATTTGATCTTCTCGAGACTTAATtcgtaatataaaaaaaatattaatttagtgGAATAAtgattaaagaatttaaatttgtagttttaaaataatattacttaaaattgaaataacaAGGTACAATAGCAAATTTCTTAATatttcatgcataacatatttcACAACAATTAGATCAACAGAAaacgataaaataatatatatataaaaaatggaGTAATAGAAACTATATATGGTGAAGCCTTAAGCAGTTAAAAATTTGAGAGTACCTGAATCAATTTTAGACTTGTTATTGTTTTATAACCAAATATGATAGCAGTAATAAATTATTAGTACAGTTCACTAAATGACATTTAATGAAGTGTACTATTGATTTAAAACGGTCTCAATAAATAGAAACAATCTCTGAATAAATCGGCAAAAGGTTTTGTTATAATCTAACGTGTCATCATAAACAACCTGTATGACTATTTCTTCTGGTTTCTAATCATAAGGGTATTGTGTCTTCTGGTTAAGTACTACTGAAATGTAAGGCTACTGTTTCTTCTGGTTAAATACTACTGAAACGTAAGCATGCAGAAGTCTTATACTATTTTATTCTTAAGACATGTTCTGTTTTTCTTAAGTTATCGAAGAGTTCTGATTTTTCATAAGTCATTCGCGAATCACCACAATTGAGAAGGTATAAGGAATGGGGTCATGAAATGGTCTAATTTAAATGCTATTTTCCCTTCCCAAATTTGTTGAAATCTAGATTGATAAAAGGGATGAAAGCCCCATCAATCCTTCCCACAGAAAGTTGTATCTAATGGGTAAATCCCATTTTGGGGTACCTAGTTTTTAAATGACCTATTTCTTGCATTCTAAGATCTCCAATAGTTAAGAAATTTCATATATCTGAATCAAGATTGTGGATTCGAGttgaattttgtttttgtttttgtttttgtttttgttagtGGATTCGACTTTGTTGATGGAGAAGGGACGTGCTAAGAGAGCTTTCTTGATATTGATCTTATTCGACTTAACTCTAGATTAAAAAATTGGAATTTTCATCTGAagtcatatattatttttcaataaatgttcgataaaaataatttgattttcaaatcCATTTCTAGTCCGAATATGTCAttctctttatttatttttattattataatttgtatTATTAATGTGATAAATATTTGAGAAACTTGTATATCTATATCATTATTATATTAAGAAAGATACCCTTATACTAATGAAATTTGGTGTCTTTGTGACACCAATTTGTTGGAATATTTCTTTACcctaagttttggtgattggcAAAATAATAGCATCAAGTTATTACAAGAAATCAGCCGCTATATTGTTTAGTAATTCAAGTTTCTGACCATTGATGCAAAGTACAACCGCCCAAGTGCTTTATTATTCACCAACTGCAGATAATCTAATCTATGACTATCTTGCATTAACTAATGATCGTTAATATCTAACCGCCTGTCAGAAATGTGCAAAGCAGAGTGAATACTTTACTTCCAACCGTT includes these proteins:
- the LOC140975898 gene encoding protein SMALL AUXIN UP-REGULATED RNA 51-like produces the protein MAIKKSNKMSQKAVIKKILSRCSSLGKRSQGFDDEEEGLPLDVPKGHFVVYVGENRSRYIVPISFLNRPEFQSLLQRAEEEFGFDHENGLTIPCHREVFEALTSTLR